One part of the Neodiprion virginianus isolate iyNeoVirg1 chromosome 3, iyNeoVirg1.1, whole genome shotgun sequence genome encodes these proteins:
- the LOC124301258 gene encoding calcium/calmodulin-dependent protein kinase type IV-like, producing the protein MMEDEDDWLTSDIFKGSFQNDYILGEMIGRGSVSTVYTCLYKGRKKFACKMVPKDRLNKSEVRSTVETLLKLRHNNIISVKTVYNERRHLFVITDLASGGELLERLASRGGHSERDAAKAVRDALAALNYLHGMGLWHGSVRPEKLIYSTEDENSRLLLVDRGITTNSLNGYNALYCAPEVLVGHVESTAADIWSLGVVIYIMLCGFEPFRGTMVTFFPSPYWDDKTTDAKLLIRRLMQQRPEDRPTTRDLLLDPWVLGEKSSELPMPNTAKHLREFNARRKFKAATLAVRATRRAMTFSNYQEAVI; encoded by the exons ATGATGGAGGACGAAGACGATTGGCTAACGAGCGATATTTTCAAGGGATCTTTTCAGAACGATTACATACTGGGCGAGATGATAGGAAG GGGATCCGTGTCAACAGTCTACACTTGTCTATACAAGGGAAGGAAAAAGTTTGCCTGCAAAATGGTACCCAAG GATCGGTTGAACAAATCAGAAGTTCGAAGTACGGTTGAAACGTTGCTGAAACTTCGCCACAACAATATC ATCTCGGTAAAGACGGTTTACAACGAAAGACGACACTTGTTCGTGATAACGGATCTGGCATCCGGAGGAGAACTGCTAGAGAGGCTGGCATCAAGAGGAGGACACTCAGAGAGAGACGCTGCTAAAGCTGTTCGAGATGCACTGGCTGCTTTGAAT TATCTCCACGGAATGGGGCTTTGGCATGGGAGTGTTCGTCCCGAGAAATTGATATACTCAACGGAGGATGAAAATTCGCGACTCTTGCTGGTGGATAGAGGGATCACCACAAATTCGTTGAACGGGTACAACGCTCTTTACTGCG CTCCTGAAGTGTTGGTTGGACATGTCGAGAGTACCGCGGCTGACATCTGGAGTCTGGGAGTCGTCATTTACATCAT GCTGTGCGGATTTGAACCTTTTCGAGGAACAATGGTAACCTTTTTCCCATCGCCGTATTGGGATGATAAAACTACGGATGCAAAGCTGCTTATAAGAAGG CTGATGCAGCAGCGACCGGAGGACAGACCGACAACACGCGATCTACTTTTGGACCCTTGGGTACTTGGTGAAAAATCTAGCGAACTTCCAATGCCAAACACCGCTAAACACCTGCGCGAATTCAACGCCAGGAGAAAATTTAAA GCTGCGACTCTCGCTGTGAGAGCCACACGTCGAGCTATGacgttttcaaattatcagGAAGCAGTGATTTAA